A stretch of Salvelinus namaycush isolate Seneca chromosome 42, SaNama_1.0, whole genome shotgun sequence DNA encodes these proteins:
- the LOC120034787 gene encoding probable E3 ubiquitin-protein ligase HERC6: MFCWGDGSSGQFGLNFENVSVPIAGNIFSDKVTEIVCGEQHTLFLTVDGRILSCGRNSKGQLGRQKKRDSKRPAPVEGLRAVVSVACGQDHSVAVCASGQVYSWGAGGEGQLGIALTTVSKVPRPRPVPIPSPLPITVIQVACGNSHSLALTKGGQVFSWGLNSHGQLGLGKGVPLQPIPSLVLSLTGVPVTQVAAGGTHTLALTLPGLVYCCGANRAGQLGLNRVDEKGRFNICAVPALRVLGVSFISCGETHSAVLTKGGQVFTFGEGSRGQLGHNASANEILPKLVEGMDGLVSQIACGSHHTLVLGSSGQLWAFGSGVKGQLGTGNTEGSLRPTSVLLKGASGGAATVIQNDMKISVGWNSNFIYTAESSEREQPIGRLDKAKLQKWLTMKQGNTEAQREISLMFSTSSSLVASFTKASESPSTKAAGALRVDLEAASQAFDQLFNIPWIRKSVNILPLVDNIFSSAAVIKSPEIFLILPTIPLFHEDHNVMNMVMTLAIVIDEDLNETAMNILKEWWSSMETNIMTKHILMWKNALSFMLRNGLLATHNPGVKFLLEALKSLHRANKRAGRTQEVPASTFYVEEINGSVILLEDVKLWRFWSTREDTEVTPVIFCRYPFVLSLICKMAIFNSNALYTKVVHKVTHRLTVMYPSGTFRDNPESPPAPVFQLTLRRPSLIEDTFRQLGAADHDYFQRELVVQFVEDMKLSLVNIRDFFLHVFKELLAS; encoded by the exons ATGTTCTGCTGGGGAGACGGTTCGAGTGGACAGTTTGGTCTAAACTTTGAGAATGTGTCTGTTCCTATAGCAGGGAATATATTCTCTGATAAAGTCACAGAAATTGTTTGTGGGGAGCAACACACTTTATTTCTCACGGTAGATGGCAGGATCCTATCATGCGGGCGCAACTCAAAGGGACAACTTGGTAGACAGAAGAAAAGAGATTCAAAACGACCAG CCCCAGTGGAGGGTCTGAGGGCCGTGGTCTCTGTGGCTTGTGGTCAGGACCACTCTGTAGCTGTGTGCGCGTCAGGACAGGTGTACTCCTGGGGGGCAGGAGGTGAGGGACAGCTGGGCATCGCCCTTACTACTGTCTCCAAAGTCCCCAGGCCAAG ACCAGTTCCAATACCTTCGCCCTTGCCGATAACAGTGATACAGGTTGCTTGTGGAAATTCCCATTCGTTGGCCCTGACTAAAG GAGGACAGGTGTTCTCGTGGGGTCTGAACAGTCATGGACAGCTGGGCCTGGGGAAGGGAGTCCCTCTGCAGCCCATACCTTCCCTGGTGCTCTCCCTCACTGGAGTCCCAGTGACCCAGGTAGCAGCCGGAGGAACCCACACTCTGGCCCTCACCCTCCCAGGCCTGGTCTACTGCTGTGGGGCGAACAGGGCTGGGCAGCTGGGACTCAACCGTGTGGATGAGAAAG GCCGGTTCAACATCTGTGCTGTGCCTGCTCTCAGAGTCTTGGGGGTTTCCTTCATCAGCTGTGGAGAGACGCATTCTGCTGTTCTCACCAAG GGTGGACAGGTGTTCACCTTTGGGGAGGGAAGCCGAGGCCAGCTTGGGCACAACGCATCAGCTAACGAAATCCTACCCAAACTGGTAGAGGGTATGGATGGACTGGTCTCACAGATAGCATGTGGCAG CCATCACACCCTGGTGCTGGGGTCCTCAGGTCAACTCTGGGCCTTTGGCAGTGGGGTCAAAGGTCAGCTTGGGACTGGCAACACAGAGGGCAGCTTGCGACCCACCTCAGTGCTGCTGAAAGGGGCTTCTGGTGGGGCAGCAACAGTCATACAGAACG aCATGAAGATATCAGTGGGATGGAATTCAAACTTCATTTACACCGCTGAG AGTTCTGAAAGAGAACAGCCAATTGGGAGGTTAGATAAAGCCAAGCTGCAAAAATGGCTGACGATGAAGCAAGGAAATACAGAGGCTCAAAG AGAAATATCCTTGATGTTCTCAACAAGTTCAAGTCTTGTGGCCAGTTTCACCAAAGCCAG TGAGTCTCCATCAACTAAAGCTGCAGGAGCTTTGAGAGTGGACCTAGAGGCTGCTAGCCAGGCTTTTGATCAGCTCTTCAACATCCCATGGATCAGGAAATCA GTAAATATATTGCCACTGGTGGACAATATTTTCAGTTCAGCAGCTGTCATCAAGTCACCAGAGATCTTTCTGATACTACCCACAATCCCTCTTTTCCACGAGGACCACAACGTCATGAACATGGTCATGACTTTAGCAATAGTTATCGATGAGGATCTGAATGAAACGGCCATGAACATTTTAA AAGAGTGGTGGTCCTCAATGGAGACAAACATCATGACTAAGCACATTCTGATGTGGAAGAATGCCCTGTCATTCATGCTGAGGAACGGTCTTCTGGCTACCCACAACCCCGGAGTCAAATTCCTGCTGGAAGCCCTCAAGTCCCTCCACAGA GCAAACAAAAGGGCCGGAAGAACCCAGGAAGTTCCAGCCAGTACCTTTTATGTGGAAGAGATCAACGGTAGTGTTATTCTATTGGAGGATGTGAAGCTTTGGCGTTTTTGGTCAACAAGGGAG GACACAGAGGTGACACCAGTCATCTTTTGCCGTTACCCATTTGTGTTGAGTCTGATCTGCAAGATGGCGATTTTCAACAGTAATGCACTTTATACAAAG GTGGTTCACAAAGTCACCCACCGGCTGACGGTGATGTATCCTTCTGGAACGTTCCGAGACAACCCAGAATCTCCCCCTGCTCCAGTCTTCCAGTTGACCTTAAGGCGCCCGTCTCTCATCGAAGACACCTTCAGACAACTGGGTGCTGCAGATCATGACTACTTCCAGAGAGAACTTGTG GTGCAGTTTGTGGAGGACATGAAGCTGTCGCTCGTCAACATAAGGGACTTTTTCCTCCATGTGTTTAAAGAGCTGTTGGCATCTTGA